A genomic window from Lotus japonicus ecotype B-129 chromosome 1, LjGifu_v1.2 includes:
- the LOC130731309 gene encoding chitin biosynthesis protein CHS5-like produces the protein MKCFLPCFAASKRRRKHSRSANTHQTHVAEGALEPAIQLTKQKTDVEEAIDYIAESKIAIEEQSIKGAEAEITSTKELAKNIEGSQGTKEEHEKASSEEKKDSDEGDDEFSKGLAQEESSGSLFSLSFESRKQVSAATNMEIEVDSPMQLPRVIHTIKEAHEASGSVMNPLGNDSQGKPSEKEAEEENTMLLDEQPIMRKVKSSAEELINKLEENNEDKGKATGSNHHVSNYRYQDCSDDGYEDVNMEEQAQEESSESLFSLSTDSIRRFSSTEKAENEVNSIIPADVSVPITNEETQGRILDDSSVLNPIENLAQGSVIKATVLQPPNDDKENINSVVQDVDIPTTPEPNLKLSNRNARQRKINDKKKEVGVDTSLSNWLADSETTPVSMNSTNSVGEQTPNGGRGSPWSREDRPILGALTVEEIKKFSVSASSRRTRSPSPDDTPIIGTVGSYWSHTGQSKNSKSNNSGKDAKLKWSSPRVKTRLDRAFEASVAEN, from the exons TGCAGAAGGAGCTCTTGAACCTGCTATTCAGCTCACAAAGCAAAAGACTGATGTTGAAGAAGCCATTGACTACATAGCTGAATCAAA AATAGCAATTGAAGAGCAATCAATTAAAGGTGCTGAAGCTGAAATTACATCTACCAAGGAACTAGCAAAGAACATTGAAGGAAGTCAAGGAACAAAGGAGGAGCATGAAAAAGCATCAAGTGAGGAGAAGAAGGATAGTGATGAAGGGGATGATGAGTTTAGTAAAGGATTGGCTCAAGAAGAATCTTCAGGGTCACTCTTTTCACTGTCCTTTGAATCTAGAAAACAAGTTTCAGCTGCCACAAATATGGAGATTGAAGTTGATAGTCCAATGCAACTCCCTCGTGTCATCCACACCATAAAAGAGGCACATGAAGCATCTGGGTCAGTAATGAATCCACTTGGAAATGATTCTCAGGGAAAGCCATCAGAGAAGGAAGCAGAGGAAGAGAACACCATGCTGCTAGATGAGCAACCAATCATGAGAAAGGTGAAATCTTCTGCTGAAGAACTAATCAACAAGTTGGAGGAAAACAATGAGGACAAAGGGAAAGCAACAGGGTCGAATCACCATGTCTCCAATTATCGATATCAAGATTGCTCTGATGATGGATATGAGGATGTTAATATGGAAGAACAGGCTCAAGAAGAGTCTTCAGAATCTCTGTTTTCTCTATCCACTGATTCTATAAGACGATTTTCATCAACTGAAAAAGCAGAGAATGAAGTCAACAGTATAATTCCAGCAGATGTTTCAGTTCCTATCACAAATGAAGAAACTCAAGGAAGGATTCTAGATGACTCTTCAGTGCTGAATCCAATTGAGAATCTTGCTCAAGGAAGTGTGATCAAAGCAACAGTGCTACAGCCTCCAAATGACGATAAAGAAAACATCAATTCGGTAGTGCAGGATGTTGACATACCCACTACCCCAGAGCCAAATTTGAAGCTGTCAAACCGCAATGCAAGGCAGAGGAAGATCAATGACAAGAAGAAAGAAGTTGGGGTAGACACCAGCCTTTCAAACTGGTTGGCTGATTCGGAAACTACACCGGTTTCCATGAATAGTACAAATTCTGTGGGAGAACAGACACCAAATGGAGGAAGAGGTTCACCTTGGAGTCGTGAGGATAGGCCAATTCTGGGAGCATTGACAGTTGAGGAGATAAAAAAGTTCTCAGTATCTGCATCTTCAAGAAGGACTAGAAGTCCGAGTCCGGACGATACACCTATCATAGGAACTGTGGGGAGTTACTGGAGTCATACAGGGCAGAGCAAGAATTCGAAATCCAACAACAGTGGAAAG GATGCGAAACTAAAATGGAGTTCTCCAAGAGTGAAGACCAGACTAGATCGGGCGTTCGAAGCTAGTGTTGCTGAAAACTAA